One Mycolicibacter sp. MU0083 DNA window includes the following coding sequences:
- the dapD gene encoding 2,3,4,5-tetrahydropyridine-2,6-dicarboxylate N-succinyltransferase, translating into MTGVTGAWGVGVATLAADGSVLDTWFPAPELGGSGEAGTTRLAADEVPAELAGLLGRDEDRGTETVAVRTVIGSLDDAAVDAYDAYLRLHLLSHRLVVPHGLNAGGLFGVLTNVVWTNYGPCAVDGFESTRARLRRRGPVTVYGVDKFPRMVDYVLPSGVRIADADRVRLGAHLASGTTVMHEGFVNFNAGTLGASMVEGRISAGVVVGDGSDIGGGASIMGTLSGGGTEVISIGQRCLLGANAGLGIPLGDDCVVEAGLYVTAGTKVTLPDGAAVKARELAGANSLLFRRNSQSGTVEVVARDGRGIALNEALHAN; encoded by the coding sequence CTGACCGGCGTGACTGGAGCTTGGGGCGTCGGGGTAGCGACGCTGGCCGCAGACGGATCGGTACTCGACACCTGGTTTCCCGCACCGGAGTTGGGCGGCTCGGGTGAGGCCGGAACCACCCGACTGGCCGCCGACGAGGTACCCGCGGAGTTGGCCGGGTTGCTCGGGCGCGACGAGGACCGCGGCACCGAGACGGTGGCGGTGCGCACCGTGATCGGTTCGCTCGACGACGCCGCCGTCGATGCCTACGACGCCTACCTGCGACTGCACCTGCTGTCGCACCGGCTGGTCGTGCCGCACGGGCTCAACGCCGGTGGACTGTTCGGGGTGCTGACCAATGTGGTGTGGACCAACTACGGGCCGTGTGCCGTCGACGGCTTCGAGTCGACGCGGGCCCGGCTGCGCCGGCGCGGCCCGGTGACCGTCTACGGCGTGGACAAGTTCCCCCGGATGGTCGACTACGTGCTGCCGTCCGGGGTGCGTATCGCCGACGCCGACCGGGTGCGGCTGGGTGCGCACCTGGCCTCGGGAACCACGGTGATGCACGAGGGGTTCGTCAACTTCAACGCGGGCACCCTGGGTGCCTCGATGGTCGAGGGCCGCATCTCGGCGGGCGTCGTGGTGGGCGACGGCTCCGACATCGGGGGCGGTGCATCGATCATGGGCACCCTGTCCGGCGGCGGCACCGAAGTCATCTCGATCGGCCAACGCTGCCTGCTGGGGGCCAACGCCGGCCTGGGCATCCCGCTGGGTGATGACTGCGTGGTCGAAGCGGGCCTCTACGTCACCGCGGGGACCAAGGTCACGCTGCCCGACGGTGCCGCGGTGAAGGCCCGCGAACTGGCCGGTGCGAACAGCCTGTTGTTCCGCCGCAACTCACAGAGCGGGACGGTCGAGGTGGTCGCCCGCGATGGCCGGGGAATCGCGCTCAACGAGGCACTGCACGCCAATTAG
- the dapE gene encoding succinyl-diaminopimelate desuccinylase, whose translation MLDLRADPITLTAALVDIPSESRHEARIADEVEAALRAQLPPSSGFEIIRDGDAVLARTRLGRPTRVLLAGHLDTVPVAGNLPSRRTTDAEGDVLHGCGTVDMKSGVAVFLHLAATVVAPAHDLTCVFYDCEEIEAAANGLGRIERNLPDWLTADLAILGEPSGGYIEAGCQGTLRVVISAAGTRAHSARSWLGDNAIHKLGAVLQRLAAYRPRSVDIDGCVYREGLSAVRIDGGVAGNVIPDAATVTVNFRFAPDRTPEQALAHVREVFDGLDVDIEQTDSAAGALPGLTAPAAAELVTAAGGRVRAKYGWTDVSRFAARGIPAVNYGPGDPNLAHKVDERVPVDQITAVADLLRGFLSAR comes from the coding sequence GTGCTGGACCTGCGTGCCGACCCGATCACCCTGACCGCGGCCCTGGTGGACATCCCCAGCGAATCGCGGCACGAAGCGCGGATCGCCGACGAGGTGGAAGCCGCGCTGCGGGCGCAGCTCCCCCCATCGTCGGGCTTCGAGATCATCCGCGACGGCGACGCGGTCCTGGCCCGCACCCGGCTGGGACGGCCCACCCGGGTGCTGCTGGCCGGTCACCTGGACACCGTCCCGGTGGCGGGCAACCTGCCCAGTCGCCGCACCACCGACGCCGAAGGCGACGTGTTGCACGGTTGCGGCACCGTCGACATGAAATCCGGGGTCGCGGTCTTCTTGCACCTCGCGGCCACCGTCGTCGCGCCAGCGCACGATCTGACCTGCGTGTTCTACGACTGCGAGGAGATCGAAGCGGCCGCCAACGGGTTGGGCCGCATCGAACGCAACCTGCCGGACTGGCTGACGGCCGACCTCGCCATCCTGGGCGAACCCTCCGGCGGCTACATCGAAGCGGGCTGCCAGGGCACCCTGCGCGTGGTGATCTCCGCCGCCGGCACCCGGGCGCACTCGGCGCGGTCCTGGCTCGGCGACAACGCCATCCACAAACTCGGCGCCGTCCTGCAGCGACTGGCCGCCTATCGGCCGCGCAGTGTCGACATCGACGGCTGTGTGTACCGCGAGGGGCTGTCGGCGGTACGCATCGACGGCGGGGTGGCCGGCAACGTCATCCCGGATGCCGCCACGGTCACGGTGAACTTCCGGTTCGCCCCCGACCGCACACCGGAGCAGGCCCTGGCCCATGTGCGCGAGGTCTTCGACGGCCTCGACGTCGACATCGAGCAGACCGACTCCGCGGCGGGCGCGCTGCCGGGACTGACCGCCCCCGCGGCCGCCGAACTGGTCACCGCCGCGGGGGGCCGGGTACGGGCCAAATACGGCTGGACGGACGTGTCGAGGTTCGCCGCCCGCGGCATCCCCGCGGTGAACTACGGGCCGGGGGATCCCAACCTGGCCCACAAGGTCGACGAGCGGGTGCCGGTGGACCAGATCACCGCGGTCGCCGACCTGCTGCGCGGATTCCTCAGCGCCCGGTAG
- a CDS encoding AAA family ATPase, with the protein MPIRWNVPEQSAALDRLTATLDADRPRAGAVLLGPDGCGKSTLARSAADAHAARRPGTRIRWVIGTPTERDVPFGAFGHLVRIADIGKPAALLRAARDSLAEQGAELLLVVDDAHRLDILSATLVYQLALTGTVRMIVTGCTESPTAVPAPITALRGDDLLPCIEITVPDGPGGAGDDVADIEAFVAGLPADARAVLDYLAVFEPLALADLTRLTGDHAVRRAEELGAVEIRTRGGRGPEPVVYTAHPLFAERARVALGGPDGPAARARRTEVVGVLAARTGEHVVEQLRLAALALDSDAPQPAAAVVDTARQALRLGDLSLCERLARHALDRGGGLPARLVLAHALGFQGRGRDADEVLAGVDPAVLSEPELMAWALPRAANQFFMLGEPERATAFLAATRGRVTGRGPQVTLDALGATFAMNAGNIGRAVETATAVLADPAADDMAVAWAGSAAALCAARAGRFDDVDPLARRALDAEHPGVLRFTVGLAQISVLLMAGRIAEARELAARFTDFAELAQPGRAIGEVLVAQVLIAAEDFPAATELLVPAAAALERTGYSWGPLSLTLLAIASARQSDIAGAAKALRRAESRHGTKSALFAPELGMARAWQRAGMRDRHGAITAARDAARMAERSGQSAVALQAWEVAARLGDARAAESLDRLCAEVDCAFGRAALARAGAG; encoded by the coding sequence ATGCCGATCCGGTGGAACGTCCCCGAGCAGTCGGCGGCCCTGGATCGGCTCACCGCGACTCTGGATGCCGACCGGCCGCGGGCCGGTGCGGTGCTGCTGGGCCCCGACGGGTGCGGCAAGTCCACCCTGGCGCGATCGGCGGCCGACGCACACGCCGCCCGCCGTCCGGGAACCCGGATCCGCTGGGTGATCGGTACCCCCACCGAACGCGATGTGCCGTTCGGCGCCTTCGGCCATCTGGTGCGGATCGCCGATATCGGCAAACCGGCCGCCCTGCTGCGTGCGGCGCGGGACTCGCTGGCCGAACAGGGTGCCGAACTGCTGCTGGTGGTCGACGACGCCCACCGCCTCGACATCCTGTCGGCGACGCTGGTCTACCAGCTGGCGCTGACCGGCACGGTCCGGATGATCGTCACCGGCTGCACCGAGAGTCCCACTGCGGTCCCGGCCCCCATCACCGCACTGCGGGGCGACGACCTGCTGCCCTGCATCGAGATCACCGTTCCCGACGGCCCGGGCGGAGCCGGTGACGACGTCGCCGACATCGAGGCCTTCGTGGCGGGGTTGCCGGCCGACGCGCGGGCGGTGCTGGACTACCTGGCCGTTTTCGAACCGCTGGCGTTGGCCGACCTGACCCGACTCACCGGCGACCACGCCGTCCGCCGAGCCGAGGAGCTGGGCGCGGTGGAGATCCGCACCCGCGGCGGCCGCGGCCCGGAGCCGGTGGTCTACACCGCCCATCCACTCTTCGCCGAACGGGCCCGGGTTGCGTTGGGCGGGCCCGACGGGCCGGCGGCTCGCGCCCGGCGCACCGAGGTGGTGGGTGTGCTGGCCGCCCGGACCGGCGAGCACGTCGTCGAACAGCTGCGGCTGGCGGCACTGGCACTCGACAGCGATGCTCCGCAGCCCGCCGCGGCGGTGGTCGACACCGCCCGGCAGGCGCTGCGACTGGGTGACCTGAGCCTGTGCGAGCGCTTGGCCCGGCACGCGCTGGACCGCGGCGGCGGGTTGCCGGCCCGGCTGGTGTTGGCGCACGCGCTGGGCTTCCAGGGCCGGGGGCGTGACGCCGACGAGGTGCTGGCGGGGGTCGACCCGGCGGTGTTGAGCGAACCGGAGCTGATGGCCTGGGCGCTGCCGCGGGCCGCCAACCAGTTCTTCATGCTGGGCGAGCCGGAGCGTGCGACGGCGTTTCTGGCCGCCACCCGTGGCCGGGTCACCGGCCGGGGGCCGCAGGTCACTCTCGACGCGCTGGGCGCCACCTTCGCGATGAACGCCGGCAATATCGGCCGGGCGGTGGAGACCGCCACCGCGGTGCTGGCCGATCCCGCCGCCGACGACATGGCGGTGGCCTGGGCGGGCAGCGCCGCGGCCCTGTGCGCGGCGCGTGCCGGCCGATTCGACGACGTCGATCCCCTGGCCCGTCGGGCCCTCGACGCCGAGCATCCCGGGGTGTTGCGGTTCACCGTCGGTCTGGCCCAGATCAGCGTCTTGCTGATGGCCGGCCGGATCGCCGAGGCGCGTGAGCTGGCCGCGCGGTTCACCGATTTCGCCGAGCTGGCCCAGCCCGGCCGGGCGATCGGCGAGGTGCTGGTGGCACAGGTGCTGATCGCTGCCGAGGATTTCCCTGCCGCGACCGAGTTGCTGGTACCGGCGGCGGCCGCCCTGGAGCGCACCGGCTACTCCTGGGGTCCGCTGTCGTTGACCCTGCTGGCCATCGCATCGGCCCGCCAGTCCGATATCGCCGGTGCGGCAAAAGCGTTGCGGCGGGCGGAGTCCCGACACGGCACCAAGTCGGCGCTGTTCGCGCCCGAGTTGGGGATGGCGCGGGCCTGGCAACGGGCCGGTATGCGCGATCGGCACGGCGCGATCACCGCGGCTCGGGACGCAGCGCGGATGGCGGAACGCAGTGGGCAGTCGGCGGTGGCGTTGCAGGCCTGGGAGGTGGCCGCCCGACTCGGGGATGCGCGGGCGGCGGAGTCGTTGGACCGGCTCTGCGCCGAGGTCGATTGTGCGTTCGGCCGCGCCGCGTTGGCCCGGGCCGGGGCCGGCTGA
- a CDS encoding TIGR00730 family Rossman fold protein has translation MGSAVGSGEWSVCVYCASGPSDPALLAFAADVGAAIAERGWTLVWGGGNVSAMGALAAATRRRGGRTVGVIPKALLHREVADVEADELIVTDTMRERKQVMDERSDAFLTLPGGIGTCEELFETWTSGSLGMHDKPVVMLDPDGHYAGLLTWLAGLADTGYVSGRAMQRLLVVDELEAALAACAPGTAGID, from the coding sequence GTGGGGTCTGCTGTGGGGTCAGGGGAATGGTCGGTCTGCGTCTACTGCGCGTCGGGGCCGAGTGATCCGGCGCTACTGGCGTTCGCCGCCGACGTCGGCGCGGCGATCGCGGAACGGGGCTGGACGCTGGTGTGGGGCGGCGGCAACGTCTCGGCGATGGGGGCGTTGGCGGCGGCGACGCGCCGGCGCGGTGGACGCACGGTCGGGGTGATCCCCAAAGCCCTGCTACACCGCGAGGTGGCCGACGTCGAGGCCGATGAGCTGATCGTCACCGACACCATGCGGGAGCGCAAACAGGTGATGGACGAGCGGTCCGACGCGTTCCTGACCCTGCCGGGCGGGATCGGCACCTGCGAAGAACTCTTCGAAACCTGGACCAGTGGCTCGTTGGGCATGCACGATAAGCCGGTGGTGATGCTCGATCCCGACGGCCATTACGCGGGGTTGTTGACCTGGCTGGCGGGGCTGGCCGATACCGGCTACGTATCCGGGCGGGCGATGCAGCGACTGCTGGTGGTCGACGAGTTGGAGGCGGCACTGGCCGCCTGCGCACCCGGTACCGCCGGTATCGATTAG
- the fadD6 gene encoding long-chain-acyl-CoA synthetase FadD6 — translation MSDHDSGAATRVGLADLVTRVPGLLVDAPVILRGVWTGLRARPTSPASIGKVFQDRAARFADRIFIRFGDQRLTYREANQTVNRYAAVLAARGVGHGDVVGIMLRNSPDAVLMMLAVAKRGGVAGMLNYNQRGDVLAHSLGVLDAALLVAEEDLVDAVTDCGAEAAPVTIEEFRRLAATAPATDPASVNAVLAKDTAFYIFTSGTTGYPKASVMTHYRWLRALATFGGIGLRLRGDDTLYCCLPLYHNNALTVAVSSVLNSGATLALGKSFSASRFWDEVIAAEATAFVYIGELCRYLLNQPVKPTDRAHKVRVIAGNGLRPEIWDEFTHRFGIKRVCEFYAASESNSAFLNVFNVPRSTGVYPLPLAYVQYDPDTGLPLRGDDGRVRRVPDGQPGLLLSPVNRFSPFDGYTDPEANEKKLVRNAFRDGDCWFNTGDLMRPQGMGHAAFVDRLGDTFRWKGENVATTQVEAAVCADESVEECAVYGVEVPGTGGRAGMAAVKLRDGETFDGAALAEVVCDQLPSYAVPLFVRLVSSMAHTTTFKSRKVELREQGYGAGGAVIEEPLYVLAGRTEGYVPFYAEYPGEVAAGQRPKG, via the coding sequence GTGTCCGACCACGATTCCGGCGCCGCCACCCGGGTAGGGCTGGCCGACCTGGTCACCCGTGTGCCCGGACTGCTCGTCGACGCCCCGGTGATCCTGCGCGGAGTGTGGACCGGCCTGCGGGCGCGCCCCACCTCCCCGGCGTCGATCGGCAAGGTGTTCCAGGACCGGGCGGCCCGATTCGCCGACCGGATCTTCATCCGTTTCGGCGATCAGCGGCTGACCTACCGCGAAGCCAACCAGACCGTCAACCGCTACGCCGCCGTGCTGGCCGCCCGCGGCGTCGGCCACGGCGACGTCGTGGGGATCATGCTGCGCAATTCCCCGGACGCGGTGCTGATGATGCTGGCCGTCGCCAAACGCGGTGGGGTCGCCGGCATGCTCAACTACAACCAGCGCGGCGACGTACTGGCACACAGCCTGGGCGTGCTCGACGCCGCGCTGCTGGTCGCCGAAGAAGACCTGGTCGACGCCGTGACCGACTGTGGTGCCGAGGCGGCCCCGGTGACCATCGAGGAGTTCCGGCGGCTGGCCGCCACCGCACCGGCGACCGATCCCGCCTCGGTCAACGCCGTGCTGGCCAAGGACACCGCGTTCTACATCTTCACCTCCGGCACCACCGGCTATCCCAAGGCCAGCGTGATGACGCATTACCGGTGGCTGCGGGCCCTGGCGACGTTCGGCGGCATCGGCCTGCGACTGCGCGGCGACGACACGCTGTACTGCTGCCTGCCGCTGTACCACAACAACGCGCTGACGGTCGCGGTCTCGTCGGTGCTCAACTCCGGTGCCACCCTGGCGCTCGGCAAATCCTTCTCCGCCTCCCGGTTCTGGGACGAGGTGATCGCCGCCGAGGCCACCGCGTTCGTCTACATCGGCGAACTCTGCCGTTACCTGCTCAACCAGCCCGTCAAGCCGACCGATCGGGCGCACAAGGTGCGGGTGATCGCCGGCAACGGTCTGCGCCCGGAGATCTGGGACGAGTTCACCCACCGCTTCGGGATCAAGCGGGTCTGCGAGTTCTACGCGGCCAGCGAGAGCAACAGCGCCTTCCTCAACGTCTTCAACGTGCCGCGCAGCACCGGCGTCTACCCGTTGCCGCTGGCCTACGTCCAGTACGACCCCGACACCGGTCTGCCGCTGCGCGGCGACGACGGCCGGGTGCGCCGGGTTCCGGACGGCCAGCCCGGGCTGCTGCTGAGCCCGGTCAACCGGTTCTCCCCGTTCGACGGCTACACCGACCCGGAGGCCAACGAGAAGAAACTGGTGCGCAACGCGTTCCGCGACGGCGACTGCTGGTTCAACACCGGGGACCTGATGCGGCCGCAGGGCATGGGGCACGCCGCGTTCGTCGACCGGCTCGGCGACACCTTCCGCTGGAAGGGCGAGAACGTGGCCACCACGCAGGTCGAGGCCGCGGTCTGCGCCGACGAGTCGGTCGAGGAGTGCGCGGTCTACGGGGTGGAGGTACCCGGGACCGGGGGCCGGGCCGGGATGGCCGCGGTCAAACTGCGGGACGGCGAAACGTTCGACGGGGCCGCGCTGGCCGAAGTGGTCTGCGATCAGCTGCCGTCCTACGCGGTGCCGCTGTTCGTCCGGTTGGTGTCCTCGATGGCCCACACCACCACGTTCAAGAGCCGCAAGGTGGAGTTGCGCGAACAGGGCTACGGTGCCGGCGGGGCGGTCATCGAGGAACCGCTGTACGTACTGGCCGGCCGCACCGAAGGCTATGTGCCCTTCTACGCCGAATACCCGGGCGAAGTGGCCGCCGGTCAGCGTCCGAAGGGCTGA